TAAAATTATAATATGTTTTACGTGGACACTATCTGTAGTTTTAAATTTATTTATATTCTTATTGTAAAACTCTTTTTTTTCTACTTCAGTTACCTTAATATTGCTTTTAATTGCATCAATTTGTTTTCTAACTAGAATATTTTTCCTTATTTTATTTCTTAGTTCTTGTTCAGTTAAATTATTTCTTTTTAATGCATCTTGATACTCTTTATCATTATTGAAGCTTGATTTTAAATCAGAAAGCTTTTTATTAATATCTTCTTCAATATCTTTATAAGCAAATTTTTCAGAGTGCTGAGCAAGTACTTCTCTATCAATTAATTGATCGAGTATTTTTTCTTTAATTTCTTTGAATTGTGGATTGTTAAAGTCGACACTACTTGGTGCGATACCGTTTTTTAATAAAATTTCTGCAAAAACTGTGTTTACCTCAGACTCATAAATGGGAGAACCATTTACTTTAGCTACCATTTTGTCTTCAGCGATAGCAAATACTACTGTTACCAATAGCAACAGAATTGATACAAGTACCTTTTTTACCATAATTTCTCTCCTGATTTAACTTCTCATGCAGTGATGAGTTTGTTTAACAATATAATGGCATTTCGCAATTTTAAAATCAAGCGAAAAGAAAAAAATATTTTGAGGGGATGCATAATAGAAAGAATTTAAGCTTACAATTAACTGATACGTAAAGATTTTCCGGATTATGCGCCTTCAGATGCCGTAAATCGTAACGCGTAATGCGTAACACGTAATGTGGGAAGCGTGATACGTAACGCGTAAAGCGTAAATCGCGTTACGGTTGTCACGCGTTACGTGTTACGGTATTATCGTTACGGTTTTTTAGTCATTCTGAGCGAAGTGAAGAATCTTTAAACTAGTTTTTTGAAAATAGCTCCAAAAAATGAATCCATACTATTTTGAGCTGGAGTTGTTTTGAAAAAATCATTGTCAATTAATTGCGAATAATAATTAGGATCTAGAAACTCAGATACAGGTATTAGTTCAATTTTATTTTTATATTTGTTTAAAAAATAATCTACTTGCATTTCATTTTCATCTTTTAAGAAGCTGCAAGTGACGTATACTATATATCCCCCTTTTTTTGCTGCATTTAATGCGTTATCAAAAATATTTTGTTGTAATTCAATTTTCTTTTTTAAGGAACTGTTAGTTGTTCTTATATTCAAATCCACATCTCGACGCCAAGTTCCAAGTCCAGAACAGGGTGCATCTACTAGTACAACGTCGTAGTAAAAAGGTTTTGGTTTTTTAACAATATTTATTTTTGCTTCAGATACTCTTGCCCTTTGTCTTAAAATAGCTAATCTTTTTTTATCAATATCATAAGCATCAATATATACACTGTTGTAAAAATGGCTTGCTAAAGATAGTGATTTGCCTCCTGCTCCTGCGCAAATATCTAATATATTATTTCCAGGTTTTAAAGGTATTATAAATGTTACAAGCTGACTGGCTTCATCTTGTATTTCAAAGTATCCTTTTTTAAATTTATCTAGGGCTCTCACATTGATATGGTTATCAAATTGTAATCCGTAAGGTGAAAACTCTGTAAATTTTAATTCATATTTTTTAAATTTTTTAGAATACTCCAAAAGGAGCTTTTCTCTAGTTGTTTTTAACATATTTGCTCTTATGGTTAATGGTGCACGATTTAAAAAAAGCTTGAATAGGTCTAAGGAATCAATACTTTTTATAATTTTTTCGGCAATTTCTTCATTAAATCCAAAAGTATTTATCAAGGTGTTTTTATCTAAAGTAAACTCTTTGGTTTTAAGTTCTGAAATTTCATTAAATGTAACATTGAAATTTTTATTTTTCACATATCCAATAAATCTTATACAATCATATAAAAAATCTGTTACTTTTCTTCTTTCTTTAGAACTTAAATTTTGTTCTCTAATAAAATCATCTATTATTTTTCTAGCAAGAATTTTTTCGTGATAAATTCTTTTTAAAAGAGAATTTATTCCTTCTACCATCTCCATATTTATTCTAGATAAGTGTATCTGTTTCTACCGTTATTTTTACTTATATAAAGTGCTTTATCAGCTTTGTCTAGCATATCTTTAGCAGATTCATAGCTATCTTTAAATTGTGTAAAGCCAGCACTAAATGTAATTTTAAATACAGAATTTTGAAAATCAAAAATATGATTTGAAATTTTGAACATTAATTTTTCAAGATATTGTTTTGCTCCTTCAAAAAAAGTGTTTGTCAAAATAACGGAAAACTCCTCCCCACCATATCGAGCAATAATATCAGATTTTCTTGAGTTAGAAACCAAAATATTTGCAAATTCTTTTAGAACTAAATCACCTGCTAAATGTCCATATGTATCATTTACTTTTTTGAAATGATCTATATCGATTATTATTAAAGAAAAGTTTTTACCATATCTTTTAGCTTCTAAGAATGTTTTGTTTAGTGTTTCTTGAAAATAAGCATGGTTGTATAGTCCTGTAAGTCCATCTCTGATTGCAAGCTGTTCTATTCGTTCTTTTTCTTCTAATACGTTTGTAGAAGCTATGGCAAGATCAAAAATTTTTTCATTTAACATTTGTATATGATTAAGCTTAGACTTTAAACATTTTAAAAGTGAAGATAAAAATAAATGAAAATGTTCATTTTCCAAAAAACTCATATTAATAATAATTGTGTTTTCATGAGTAATATTTTTTTCAGGTGATTCACTAGTATCATCATACAAAATAATTAATAAGTTTTCTTTTTTTAAAAGTTTCTTTATTATGTTTGATAACCAATTGTTATACCTTAAAATAATTATTTCATCGTTTAGTTTTTCTGCTTCATGAATATTTTCTAAGAATTTTAATGATAAGTTTTTAAATACATTACTTTCCATTAAAAATTTTTCTAATCCTTCCGTTATTAAATACATTATACCTCTTCAGGCCTCATATGTGGAAATAGGATTACTTCTCTAATTGAATTTTTGTTGGTAAATATCATAACTAATCTGTCTATGCCAAGCCCCTGTCCAGCAGTGGGTGGTAGTCCATATTCTAAAGCCCTAATATAATCATTGTCCATCATGTGAGCTTCTTCATCACCAGCTTCTTTTGCTTCAACTTGTTTTTGAAAACGCTCTTTTTGGTCTATAGGGTCATTGAGTTCGTTAAAACCATTTGCAACTTCCATTCCTGCTATAAAAAGCTCAAACCTTTCAGTAACTTCAGGATTATTAAATTTTGATTTAGCAAGTGGTGAAACCTCTTTTGGATAATCAATAATAAATGTTGGTTGAATCAATTTTTCTTCAACAGTCTTCTCAAAAATTTCAAGGACTATTTTTCCAAGTCCCCAGTTTTTCTCAATTTTAATACCAAGATTTTCAGCTATCGATTTTGCTTTGTTAAAATCTTTTAAGTCTTCTTTTTTAATATCTGTGTATTTCTCAATTGACTCTTCTAAAGTTAATTTATCCCATGGTGGTGTTAAATCAATTTCGTAATCACCATAAGTAATTTTAGTAGTACCAAGTACATTTTGGGCAATGGTAGATAACATATTTTCAGTAAATGCCATCTGGTCATAATAATCTGCATATGCCATATACCATTCTACCATGGTAAATTCTGGGTTATGTTTTGTTGAAATACCTTCATTTCTGAAATTTTTGTTTATTTCAAAAACTCTTTCAAGCCCTCCAATAACTAATCTTTTTAAGTAAAGTTCTGGAGCAATTCTCAAATAAAGCGTCATATCAAGAGCATTGTGATGAGTAATGAATGGTTTTGCAGTTGCTCCACCTGCAATAGGTTGCATCATAGGAGTTTCTACTTCTATAAATTCATTTTCTATAAAATACTTTCTCATTTCCTGAATTATTTTGCTTCTGGTTATGAAAAGTTCCCTTACATCATCATTTACAATTAAATCCACATATCTTTGTCTATATCTTTTTTCTACGTCTTTTAAACCGTGCCATTTTTCAGGCAAATCTCTTAATGCCTTTGTCAGGATTTTATAGTTTTCAGCGAAGACAGTTAGTTCTCCTGTTTTAGTTTTAAAAAGGTATCCAGAAACCCCAATAAAGTCTCCAATATCTGTTTTTTTGAAAACAGTATATTCTTCTTCGCTTAGATCTTTTTTTGAAATATATATCTGAATAACTCCACTTCTATCCTTTATACTTATAAAGGCAGCTTTACCAAACTCTCTTATTGCCATAGCACGACCTGCAACAGTAACTCTGTACTTTTTATCTAATAATTCGTTGTTTGAGGTATTTATATATTTTTCTTTGATAACAG
The Deferribacter autotrophicus genome window above contains:
- a CDS encoding peptidylprolyl isomerase, whose protein sequence is MVKKVLVSILLLLVTVVFAIAEDKMVAKVNGSPIYESEVNTVFAEILLKNGIAPSSVDFNNPQFKEIKEKILDQLIDREVLAQHSEKFAYKDIEEDINKKLSDLKSSFNNDKEYQDALKRNNLTEQELRNKIRKNILVRKQIDAIKSNIKVTEVEKKEFYNKNINKFKTTDSVHVKHIIILTGEKRSDADAKKLIDEVYNKLNKGESFEELAKKYSEDASAQKGGDLGFITKGKTVPEFEKVAFATETGKISKPFKSQFGYHILKVVENKKGKTLTYEEVKEQIAKLLADNKLEETIQNKIKEWRKSDKIEKYL
- a CDS encoding RsmB/NOP family class I SAM-dependent RNA methyltransferase, which gives rise to MEMVEGINSLLKRIYHEKILARKIIDDFIREQNLSSKERRKVTDFLYDCIRFIGYVKNKNFNVTFNEISELKTKEFTLDKNTLINTFGFNEEIAEKIIKSIDSLDLFKLFLNRAPLTIRANMLKTTREKLLLEYSKKFKKYELKFTEFSPYGLQFDNHINVRALDKFKKGYFEIQDEASQLVTFIIPLKPGNNILDICAGAGGKSLSLASHFYNSVYIDAYDIDKKRLAILRQRARVSEAKINIVKKPKPFYYDVVLVDAPCSGLGTWRRDVDLNIRTTNSSLKKKIELQQNIFDNALNAAKKGGYIVYVTCSFLKDENEMQVDYFLNKYKNKIELIPVSEFLDPNYYSQLIDNDFFKTTPAQNSMDSFFGAIFKKLV
- a CDS encoding GGDEF domain-containing protein, which produces MYLITEGLEKFLMESNVFKNLSLKFLENIHEAEKLNDEIIILRYNNWLSNIIKKLLKKENLLIILYDDTSESPEKNITHENTIIINMSFLENEHFHLFLSSLLKCLKSKLNHIQMLNEKIFDLAIASTNVLEEKERIEQLAIRDGLTGLYNHAYFQETLNKTFLEAKRYGKNFSLIIIDIDHFKKVNDTYGHLAGDLVLKEFANILVSNSRKSDIIARYGGEEFSVILTNTFFEGAKQYLEKLMFKISNHIFDFQNSVFKITFSAGFTQFKDSYESAKDMLDKADKALYISKNNGRNRYTYLE
- the lysS gene encoding lysine--tRNA ligase, translating into MDNHRVEKLNDLKAMGVNPYVNSFKVPFKISVIKEKYINTSNNELLDKKYRVTVAGRAMAIREFGKAAFISIKDRSGVIQIYISKKDLSEEEYTVFKKTDIGDFIGVSGYLFKTKTGELTVFAENYKILTKALRDLPEKWHGLKDVEKRYRQRYVDLIVNDDVRELFITRSKIIQEMRKYFIENEFIEVETPMMQPIAGGATAKPFITHHNALDMTLYLRIAPELYLKRLVIGGLERVFEINKNFRNEGISTKHNPEFTMVEWYMAYADYYDQMAFTENMLSTIAQNVLGTTKITYGDYEIDLTPPWDKLTLEESIEKYTDIKKEDLKDFNKAKSIAENLGIKIEKNWGLGKIVLEIFEKTVEEKLIQPTFIIDYPKEVSPLAKSKFNNPEVTERFELFIAGMEVANGFNELNDPIDQKERFQKQVEAKEAGDEEAHMMDNDYIRALEYGLPPTAGQGLGIDRLVMIFTNKNSIREVILFPHMRPEEV